One Hemitrygon akajei chromosome 11, sHemAka1.3, whole genome shotgun sequence DNA segment encodes these proteins:
- the LOC140735582 gene encoding serotonin N-acetyltransferase-like, giving the protein MFKLIMNCLCTGISSCLYEDECRSGQTDNSESAETLCLEYQPGRELQTNQLALKMNVAPPSASPFLKPFALRYSEASSPRGRRRHTLPASEFRNLSLNDALSVFEIEREAFISVSGECPLYMDEVRHFLELCPELSLGWFEEGRLVAFVIGSGWDKDKLSQDAMTIHVPGGSTVHIHVLAVHHRCRQQGKGSIILWRYLQYLRCLPTVKRAVLMCEDFLISFYQKAGFEEVGPSGIVVGSLTFTEMEYVLGSGAYLRRNSGF; this is encoded by the exons ATGTTTAAGCTGATTATGAATTGCTTGTGCACGGGAATCAGTTCTTGTCTGTATGAGGACGAGTGCCGCAGCGGGCAGACAGACAATTCAGAGAGCGCGGAGACCCTGTGTCTTGAATACCAGCCGGGCAGAGAGCTCCAGACAAACCAGCTCGCCCTGAAGATGAATGTGGCCCCGCCCAGCGCTTCACCTTTCCTCAAGCCTTTCGCTTTAAGATACTCGGAGGCTTCGAGCCCCCGGGGTCGGAGGAGACACACGCTGCCAGCCAGCGAGTTCCGCAACCTGAGCCTGAACGATGCGCTCAGCGTTTTCGAAATCGAGCGGGAAG ctTTCATCTCTGTCTCCGGAGAGTGCCCTTTATACATGGACGAAGTGAGACACTTCCTAGAACTGTGCCCCGAGTTATCCCTGGGCTGGTTTGAAGAAGGGAGACTCGTAGCCTTTGTTATTGGCTCTGGCTGGGACAAAGACAAACTGTCGCAG GATGCTATGACAATCCATGTTCCAGGAGGTTCCACTGTCCACATCCACGTCCTGGCTGTTCACCACAGATGCCGTCAGCAAGGGAAAGGTTCGATCATCTTATGGAGGTACTTGCAATACCTACGCTGTCTTCCTACAGTCAAAAGAGCTGTACTCATGTGTGAAGATTTCTTGATTAGTTTCTACCAAAAAGCAGGCTTTGAAGAGGTTGGACCTTCTGGTATTGTAGTAGGTTCCCTCACATTTACAGAAATGGAATATGTTCTTGGCAGTGGTGCTTACTTGCGGAGAAACAGTGGCTTCTGA